In a single window of the Nicotiana tomentosiformis chromosome 8, ASM39032v3, whole genome shotgun sequence genome:
- the LOC104096189 gene encoding glutathione S-transferase T1-like isoform X2 → MFLIAKLKMEFLMITRELSVMKLKIEFLKISFFKRLNGIDFEEVYINLSKRQHLSPEFKEVNPMKQVPAIMDGRFKLFESHAILRYLACAFPGVADHWYPADLYKRAKVDSVLDWHHSNLRRGAAAYVFSTVFAPAFGLPLNQQAAAEAEKVLLASLAKIESVWLQKKGRFLLGSGQPSIADLSLVCEIMQLENLLFPVSLGS, encoded by the exons ATGTTTCTAATTGCAAAGCTCAAAATGGAGTTTTTAATGATTACCAGAGAGTTAAGCG TTATGAAGCTGAAAATAGAGTTTCTAAAGATTAGTTTTTTCAAAAGGTTAAATGGGATAGACTTTGAGGAGGTCTACATAAACCTCTCCAAACGCCAGCACTTGTCTCCTGAATTTAAAG AAGTTAACCCCATGAAGCAAGTACCAGCTATAATGGATGGAAGATTTAAGCTTTTTGAAAG TCATGCAATTCTTAGATATCTGGCTTGTGCATTTCCAGGAGTTGCAGATCATTG GTACCCAGCTGACTTATACAAAAGAGCAAAGGTCGACTCTGTGTTGGATTGGCATCACTCTAACTTGCGTCGTGGTGCAG CTGCATATGTCTTTAGTACTGTTTTTGCTCCTGCATTTGGGTTGCCTTTGAATCAACAAGCAGCAGCAGAAGCTGAGAAAGTCCTTTTGGCATCTCTTGCGAAGATCGAGTCTGTTTGGCTCCAGAAAAAAGGACGGTTTTTGCTTGGGAGTGGCCAACCTTCAATTGCAGATCTTAGCTTAGTGTGTGAGATTATGCAACTTGAG